Proteins encoded together in one Vanessa tameamea isolate UH-Manoa-2023 chromosome 30, ilVanTame1 primary haplotype, whole genome shotgun sequence window:
- the LOC113391559 gene encoding uncharacterized protein C1orf198, protein MALSAVAEDYFRSMNPIASKIHEDITEAKNSYENIWDTLTDKEKAEIINESIIKPEIVLKYALLESLEFDLNEPPVRKDNLMSFFGREHGLRMIQDENTSYRDEHSAPFIYQTKSQLNLCVLSEHRVSKDVKCTSPPPIMTELALSHSKVVNELKNALKSHDVLKSTFKDKEPHDRDVISPTGFISKFMGNFKSKDEERECLMPSLPQTQIVASSENFFRTNFKSPPNDSKFDKDYRSSVVKSHSDLSEENRGLLSSSQASSGTDFQSTETLTETSTLPKTGYDFLDNW, encoded by the exons ATGGCGTTGAGCGCCGTTGCGGAAGATTATTTTCGTTCTATGAATCCTATAGCCTCAAAAATTCACGAAGATATTACCGAAGCAAAAAATTCGTATGAAAACATTTGGGATACGCTCACCGACAAAGAAaag gcggaaattataaatgaatcgATCATTAAACCCGAAATAGTTCTCAAATATGCATTGCTGGAAAGTTTGGAATTCGATTTAAATGAACCACCAGTCcgaaaagataatttaatgtcGTTCTTTGGACGTGAACACGGATTAAGAATGATACAAGATGAGAACACATCATATCGTGACGAACACTCTGCCCCTTTCATTTATCAGACGAAGAGTCAATTGAATTTATGTGTGTTGAGTGAGCACAGAGTGTCCAAAGATGTAAAATGTacatcaccaccacccataatGACTGAACTAGCACTATCTCACTCAAAAGttgttaatgaattaaaaaacgcTTTAAAATCTCATGACGTATTAAAAAGCACTTTTAAAGATAAGGAACCTCATGACAGGGATGTGATATCTCCCACTGGCTTTATAAGCAAGTTTATGGGGAATTTTAAGAGCAAGGACGAGGAACGGGAATGTTTAATGCCGTCATTACCTCAGACTCAGATTGTGGCTTCATCGGAGAACTTTTTTAGAACAAATTTTAAGAGTCCCCCGAATGATAGCAAATTTGATAAGGATTATAGGAGCAGTGTTGTCAAATCACATAGCG atctCTCAGAAGAGAACAGAGGCTTACTGTCCTCGAGTCAGGCGTCTTCGGGCACTGACTTCCAGTCAACGGAGACGTTGACGGAGACGAGCACGCTACCAAAGACAGGTTACGATTTCTTAGATAATTGGTAA
- the LOC113391560 gene encoding protein dj-1beta-like yields the protein MFVFLLKRFSLKNPKSISQLALTTKYTADFIWLQTKSLSSSTMSKTALMILSQGAEEMETVITVDMLRRGGVTVTLAGLDGETPVLCSRQVTLLPDKSLANALAESSQYDAVILPGGLEGSERLSKSDVVGTLLKEHEKSGKIVAAICAAPTAFVAHGVAKGKRITSYPTTKDNITSDYTYVEGERVVVDGNIVTSRGPGTAYWFGLKLIEMLTGKEKADQVEKGMIISGY from the exons atgtttgtgtttCTGCTGAAACGATTTAGTTTGAAAAATCCTAAATCAATATCACAATTAGCTTTAACAACTAAATATACTGCTGATTTTATTTGGCTACAAACTAA GTCCCTCTCATCATCAACAATGTCAAAAACAGCACTAATGATATTGTCTCAAGGTGCTGAAGAAATGGAGACTGTCATTACTGTTGATATGCTGAGAAGGGGCGGT GTGACAGTGACCCTCGCTGGATTAGACGGGGAGACCCCTGTTCTATGCTCGAGACAAGTAACACTTTTGCCAGACAAATCATTGGCTAATGCGCTGGCTGAAAGTTCTCAGTATGATGCT GTAATACTTCCGGGTGGGCTGGAGGGCTCCGAGCGACTCTCCAAGTCGGACGTCGTGGGTACTCTTTTAAAGGAACACGAGAAGTCCGGGAAGATAGTCGCCGCGATATGTGCCG CCCCCACAGCCTTCGTAGCCCACGGGGTGGCGAAGGGCAAGCGCATCACATCCTACCCGACCACCAAGGACAACATCACGTCGGACTACACCTACGTGGAGGGCGAGAGGGTGGTCGTGGACGGCAACATCGTCACGAGCAGA GGTCCCGGCACAGCTTACTGGTTTGGACTGAAACTGATTGAGATGCTGACCGGCAAGGAGAAGGCTGATCAAGTGGAAAAGGGGATGATCATCTCCGGATACTAG
- the LOC113391556 gene encoding zinc finger protein 630-like, translating into MDFVKREDNNIFDEETYKMYLETLQKSHMIDTPDYQHTAISMEQLHQAMQSSLNSSSLVHNFQLPLSPRQMSTLMLKTNHITRSLNFNELPSHLPKNLTMEMELISLPNDLPHNLRHDDMLTQNLSRNLDITLARTLNNELELQNTLSHVQSLQEHELTRNIGAELNHSLSRVNDLSQNIGRDIPHELGNEIDLSHLSRQNLEPDVILSQEDSRRSHSVQAAVDSHLLEQQLVHRLEQNMALRLDQTLDRLDQPLNQRIDQTLAQRLDQNLPQRLDQTLAQRLDQRLFNSSLLHEQKLEPNEHLYSVACHIKSEQEDDGYFYDNMNQGMANTGLNGEIPQQADHSQPSSNLHHDQIYSLYNNQIPISALNPIDLYSRQQNYVQNYITDVSRENPQNLVVHRQFDNSSPYTEEFKKLRQDGEGGKKDSKIEEPKENLKPTDQNKMYYEYSNDYMVTEKNENDPSSNNKIPDELSMSIKGEYVCYKCNEVFPSKRLLKQHAKTCENGENSELEKLGKFSCSQCAYRCQSPAILKIHERTHTGEKPYACTFCDYKSGQKNNVAKHILVHMKQKPFGCQYCDYRCAQKNNLVVHERTHTGYKPFACPFCDYRTVQKPNLVKHMYLHTDQKPFSCDMCNYRCVQKTNLTKHKQRHLNEKDGDKIDTKAPIKPYKPRQKSVKCPHCSYRCVQKSSLEKHLQFKHNDLNSDIVDSDCGLNLMKTNTCDSIQNLSVKKADYELPQDKVLEPLPLQS; encoded by the exons atggaTTTCGTAAAACGAGAAGACAACAATATATTCGACGAAGAAACCTACAAAATGTACTTGGAAact ttGCAGAAATCCCATATGATAGACACACCAGACTATCAACATACTGCAATATCCATGGAACAGCTCCACCAAGCGATGCAGTCATCCCTCAACTCCAGCTCACTGGTTCACAACTTTCAACTACCATTATCACCAAGACAAATGTCCACTCTCATGCTTAAAACTAACCATATCACTCGATCACTAAACTTCAATGAGCTGCCGTCTCATTTACCAAAAAATCTGACGATGGAAATGGAGCTGATATCTCTACCTAACGATTTACCTCATAATCTGCGGCACGATGATATGTTAACTCAAAATCTGTCTCGGAATCTTGATATAACACTAGCACGGACGTTGAATAATGAATTGGAATTGCAGAACACTCTATCTCACGTTCAAAGCTTACAAGAACATGAGTTAACAAGAAATATTGGTGCAGAGTTAAACCATAGTTTAAGTAGAGTCAATGACTTATCACAGAATATAGGCCGTGATATTCCACACGAGCTAGGGAATGAAATTGATTTATCACACTTGAGTCGGCAAAACTTAGAGCCTGATGTTATATTAAGTCAAGAAGATTCGAGAAGAAGTCACTCGGTCCAAGCTGCCGTTGATAGTCATTTATTGGAGCAACAGTTGGTACATAGATTGGAACAAAACATGGCCCTGAGATTGGACCAAACTTTAGATAGACTAGATCAACCATTAAACCAGCGCATCGACCAAACATTAGCACAGAGATTGGATCAGAATTTACCACAAAGATTAGATCAAACATTGGCTCAGAGGCTGGATCAAAGATTGTTTAATTCGAGCTTATTGCACGAACAAAAGTTGGAACCAAATGAACATTTGTACTCAGTTGCATGTCATATAAAATCTGAGCAAGAGGATGATGGGTATTTCTATGACAACATGAATCAAGGAATGGCCAACACTGGATTAAATG GTGAAATTCCCCAACAAGCGGACCACAGTCAGCCGAGTTCGAACCTCCATCACGATCAAATATACTCCCTATATAACAACCAAATACCCATTTCGGCTTTAAATCCAATAGATCTATATTCCCGCCAACAAAACTACGTCCAGAACTACATCACTGACGTTTCCCGTGAAAATCCCCAAAACCTAGTCGTCCATAGACAATTTGACAACTCCAGTCCGTACACGGAGGAGTTTAAAAAGTTGCGCCAAGATGGCGAAGGCGGGAAAAAAGATTCGAAAATCGAAGAGCCGAAAGAAAATCTAAAACCGACCGAtcagaataaaatgtattatgaatATTCGAATGATTATATGGTTactgaaaaaaatgaaaacgatCCGAgttcgaataataaaataccggACGAGTTGTCAATGAGTATAAAAGGTGAATATGTTTGTTACAAATGCAACGAAGTTTTTCCATCGAAACGCTTGTTGAAACAACACGCGAAAACGTGCGAAAACGGCGAAAATAGCGAATTAGAAAAGTTAGGTAAATTTAGTTGTAGCCAGTGTGCTTATCGATGTCAGTCGCCGGCGATATTGAAGATACACGAACGTACGCACACAGGTGAGAAACCTTATGCATGTACGTTCTGTGATTACAAATCCGGTCAGAAGAACAACGTCGCAAAACACATCCTTGTCCATATGAAACAGAAACCTTTCGGTTGTCAATACTGTGACTATCGTTGTGCACAGAAGAACAATTTAGTGGTCCACGAAAGGACTCACACCGGTTACAAACCGTTTGCGTGTCCATTCTGTGATTACAGAACAGTCCAGAAACCCAACCTGGTCaaacatatgtatttacacACAGATCAGAAGCCGTTCAGCTGTGATATGTGTAATTACCGATGTGTGCAGAAAACGAACCTCACGAAACATAAACAGAGACATTTGAACGAGAAAGACGGTGATAAAATTGATACCAAAGCTCCGATCAAGCCTTATAAGCCAAGACAGAAGTCGGTCAAGTGTCCGCATTGTTCATACAGATGTGTTCAAAAATCAAGTTTGGAAAAACATTTGCAATTCAAACATAATGATTTAAATAGTGATATCGTTGACAGTGACTGTGGTTTGAATTTAATGAAGACTAATACGTGTGATAGTATACAGAACTTGAGTGTTAAGAAGGCTGACTATGAACTGCCGCAAGATAAAGTGTTGGAACCTTTACCGTTGCAGTCGTAG